Proteins from a genomic interval of Indicator indicator isolate 239-I01 chromosome 1, UM_Iind_1.1, whole genome shotgun sequence:
- the LOC128973281 gene encoding tumor necrosis factor receptor superfamily member 1A-like, with product SLFLLLPLYLQVILTFVCMLTKESVEITPVPYTLQVHQVAFDGRDPSNPLRREKRQVQCQLGQYLHPRKTHCCMRCHAGTYKEKDCDRPDLAPVCPSCPNGTFTAVDNTMSKCFPCTYCRTELQQIVESPCTPKQDTVCGCRKNQYQIGSFDLFQCRNCSSCVNGIIASCSKDRDTICRCKPGFFLTLSNVCKPCNSCIEEECLQCHSPVTTLPASSGLNGNLILGTIVAIFGVIFVLYIVNKVAKLVQQNGIVSSFYSCVSLPQTTKEPVSEVEVKRNEISILLPESQKETEFIVNATPPTAPLPQSSHELPDCVSPARKTQLPDNPSILYTVVDYVPLSRWKEFVRRLGLSDYDLERIEAEHRHLRDAQYEMLRLWQLRMGHAATVEHISCVLNQMELSGCSEAIQEALLTQNSPQPCGLHSHL from the exons tccctctttctccttctccctctgtaTTTACAGGTTATCCTAACATTTGTTTGCATGTTGACAAAGGAATCTGTAGAAATTACTCCAGTGCCCTATACACTGCAAGTCCATCAGGTAGCTTTTGATGGAAGAGACCCCTCCAACCCcttgaggagagaaaagaggcagGTGCAGTGTCAACTAGGACAATACCTACATCCCAGAAAGacccactgctgcatgaggtgCCATGCAG GTACCTACAAGGAAAAAGACTGTGATCGGCCTGACCTGGCTCCTGTCTGCCCTTCATGCCCTAATGGCACGTTCACAGCTGTTGATAACACCATGTCTAAATGCTTCCCGTGTACATACTGCCGTACAG aaTTACAACAGATAGTAGAGAGCCCCTGCACTCCAAAGCAAGATACTGTATGTGGCTGTCGAAAGAATCAATATCAAATTGGCTCATTTGATCTCTTCCAGTGTAGGAACTGCAGCTCATGTGTCAATGGAATTATTGCCAGCT GTTCAAAGGACAGAGACACAATTTGCAGGTGTAAGCCTGGATTCTTCCTGACACTTAGTAATGTTTGCAAGCCTTGCAAcag CTGCATTGAAGAAGAATGCTTGCAGTGTCATAGCCCAGTGACTACCCTGCCAGCTTCATCTGGGCTGA ATGGGAACCTTATCCTTGGCACCATTGTTGCAATATTTGGAGTTATCTTTGTCCTCTACATTGTAAACAAAGTAGCAAAGCTGGTGCAGCAAAATGGGATAGTGTCATCTTTCTACTCCTGTG tttcTTTGCCACAGACAACCAAGGAGCCAGTATCTGAG GTCGaagtaaaaagaaatgaaatttcCATCCTTCTTCCTGAGTCTCAGAAGGAGACAGAATTCATAGTGAATGCAACACCACCAACTGCACCTCTGCCACAGAGTTCACATGAGCTACCAGACTGTGTCAGCCCTGCCAGGAAGACACAGCTTCCAGACA ACCCTTCTATTCTCTACACTGTGGTGGATTATGTACCGCTCTCTCGGTGGAAAGAGTTTGTGAGGCGTCTGGGTCTGAGTGACTATGATCTGGAGCGAATTGAGGCGGAGCATCGGCATTTACGTGATGCCCAGTATGAAATGCTTAGACTGTGGCAACTACGGATGGGCCATGCTGCAACTGTGGAGCACATCAGCTGTGTGCTCAACCAGATGGAGCTGAGTGGCTGCAGCGAAGCTATTCAAGAGGCTTTGCTAACCCAGAACTCTCCTCAACCTTGTGGCCTCCACAGCCATCTTTAA